In one window of Chloroflexota bacterium DNA:
- the pnp gene encoding polyribonucleotide nucleotidyltransferase — protein MKVETEIGGQTFSLETGKLAEQADGAVLVRYGDTVLLATAVSAEPREGIDFFPLTVDFEERMYAAGKIPGGFIKRESRPSEAAILAMRLTDRPIRPLFPKGYKNDVQVVLTVLSADQENDPDILAVNGASAALSVSPIPFMGPVGAVRVGYIDGQFVANPTNSQLENSTLDLVVAGTRDAIMMVEAGAKILPEATMLEAITWGHAELQKSIELQDKLVSSAGAPKRTPFFGPRAESIPKLGSALARPGTEFVILDLETTSMKPEHGYIVDVAALRVRDGAVVDRFESLVNPGRSIIGHQVHGLTDEDVAKAPTAAEVLPRFVEWVGNAPVVAHNVSFDLPFVLRHLPNDVHWEPSAVYDTLELAYQLYPDAGSYKLADLMRFIFGKDHGAAHRAMPDAEATAELFISLTTGLVERLDAIRADIAAEVRRGREAYNRAEQGQALEDLRRRHGIGSPLMDVLTKATVRELVLSENIRIDGRDTTTIRPISVEVGILPRTHGSGLFTRGQTQALTIATLGPSSDVQRLDTISPETEKRYLHHYNMPPYSVGESKPMRGPGRREIGHGALAERALLPVLPPVDEFPYVIRVVSEVVSSNGSTSMASTCGSTLALMDAGVPISAPVAGAAMGLITDPDTNRYAVLTDITGKEDMFGDMDFKVAGTAEGVTALQMDIKVQGITTEILRDALEQARTARLFILDKMTAVISASRSELSPYAPRITTIKIPVDKIRDVIGAGGKVIRQITAETGTQINVEDDGTIQIAAVSSEAGEKAVRWIEGLTRDVEVGKEYLGKVTRIMNFGAFVEILPGKEGLVHISQLADFRVARVEDVVAIGDELMVVVTEIDRMGRVNLSRRAAMERHMARSGVPAGAGADTERS, from the coding sequence ATCAAGGTTGAAACAGAGATCGGCGGGCAAACCTTCTCACTGGAGACGGGCAAGCTTGCCGAGCAGGCCGATGGAGCGGTCCTGGTCCGCTACGGAGACACCGTGCTGCTGGCCACCGCCGTCTCGGCCGAGCCCCGCGAGGGGATCGACTTCTTCCCGCTCACCGTGGACTTCGAGGAGCGGATGTACGCCGCGGGCAAGATCCCCGGCGGGTTCATCAAGCGCGAGTCGCGCCCGTCCGAGGCCGCCATCCTGGCCATGCGGCTGACGGACCGCCCGATTCGCCCTCTCTTCCCGAAGGGCTACAAGAACGACGTTCAGGTCGTCCTCACCGTCCTGTCGGCTGACCAGGAAAACGACCCCGACATCCTGGCCGTGAACGGCGCTTCGGCGGCCCTGTCGGTCAGCCCGATCCCATTCATGGGGCCCGTCGGAGCGGTCCGGGTGGGATACATCGATGGCCAGTTCGTGGCCAACCCGACCAACAGCCAGCTCGAGAACAGCACGCTCGACCTGGTCGTGGCCGGCACGCGCGACGCGATCATGATGGTCGAGGCCGGCGCGAAGATCCTGCCCGAAGCCACCATGCTCGAGGCCATCACCTGGGGGCACGCCGAGCTCCAGAAGTCGATCGAGCTCCAGGACAAGCTGGTGTCGAGCGCCGGCGCGCCCAAGCGCACGCCATTCTTCGGCCCGCGCGCGGAGTCCATCCCAAAGCTCGGAAGCGCGCTTGCCCGCCCGGGCACCGAGTTCGTGATCCTCGACCTCGAGACCACTTCGATGAAGCCGGAGCACGGCTACATCGTCGACGTCGCCGCCCTGCGGGTTCGCGACGGAGCGGTCGTCGATCGGTTCGAATCACTGGTCAACCCCGGTCGTTCGATCATCGGCCATCAGGTCCACGGCCTGACCGACGAGGACGTGGCCAAGGCCCCCACCGCGGCCGAGGTGCTGCCGCGCTTCGTCGAATGGGTCGGCAACGCGCCGGTCGTGGCCCACAACGTGAGCTTCGACCTGCCGTTCGTGCTGCGCCATCTCCCCAACGACGTCCATTGGGAGCCAAGCGCTGTCTATGACACGCTGGAGCTGGCCTACCAGCTGTACCCCGACGCGGGGAGCTACAAGCTGGCGGACCTCATGCGATTCATCTTCGGCAAGGACCACGGTGCCGCTCATCGGGCGATGCCCGACGCGGAGGCCACGGCCGAGCTGTTCATCAGCCTGACCACCGGCCTCGTCGAACGGCTGGACGCCATTCGGGCCGACATCGCGGCCGAGGTGCGCCGCGGTCGCGAGGCCTACAACCGGGCCGAGCAGGGCCAGGCCCTGGAGGACCTCCGGCGCCGCCACGGCATCGGCTCACCCTTGATGGACGTGCTCACCAAGGCCACCGTCCGGGAGCTGGTGCTGTCGGAGAACATCCGCATCGACGGACGCGACACGACCACCATCCGGCCCATCTCGGTGGAGGTCGGCATCCTGCCCCGGACCCACGGGTCGGGCCTGTTCACCCGGGGCCAGACACAGGCCCTCACGATCGCGACCCTGGGTCCGTCCAGCGACGTCCAACGCCTGGACACCATCTCGCCGGAGACGGAGAAGCGATACCTGCATCACTACAACATGCCGCCGTACTCGGTCGGCGAGTCCAAGCCGATGCGGGGCCCCGGCCGGCGCGAGATCGGTCATGGTGCCCTCGCCGAGCGCGCCCTGCTGCCGGTCCTGCCGCCGGTCGACGAGTTCCCGTACGTGATCCGGGTGGTCAGCGAAGTCGTGTCCTCGAATGGCTCGACCAGCATGGCCAGCACGTGTGGCAGCACCCTGGCCCTGATGGACGCAGGTGTGCCGATCTCGGCCCCCGTGGCCGGGGCGGCCATGGGCCTGATCACCGATCCGGACACCAACCGCTACGCGGTCCTCACCGACATCACCGGCAAGGAGGATATGTTCGGTGATATGGACTTCAAGGTGGCCGGCACCGCGGAGGGCGTCACCGCCCTGCAGATGGATATCAAGGTGCAGGGCATCACCACCGAGATCCTGCGCGATGCCCTGGAACAGGCCCGCACCGCGCGGCTGTTCATCCTGGACAAGATGACGGCCGTCATCAGCGCCAGCCGATCCGAGCTGAGCCCGTACGCGCCGCGAATCACGACCATCAAGATCCCGGTCGACAAGATCCGCGACGTCATCGGCGCCGGCGGCAAGGTGATCCGCCAGATCACCGCCGAGACGGGGACCCAGATCAACGTCGAGGACGACGGCACGATCCAGATTGCCGCCGTCTCAAGCGAGGCCGGCGAGAAGGCGGTCCGCTGGATCGAGGGCCTGACCCGCGACGTCGAGGTCGGGAAGGAATACCTGGGCAAGGTGACCCGGATCATGAACTTCGGGGCCTTCGTCGAGATCCTGCCCGGCAAGGAGGGCCTGGTCCACATCAGCCAGCTGGCCGATTTCCGCGTCGCGCGGGTCGAGGACGTGGTGGCCATCGGCGACGAGCTGATGGTGGTGGTCACCGAGATCGACCGCATGGGCCGCGTCAACCTGAGCCGCCGAGCGGCAATGGAGCGGCACATGGCACGCTCGGGCGTTCCTGCCGGCGCCGGTGCGGACACGGAGCGTTCGTAG
- the rpsO gene encoding 30S ribosomal protein S15, with the protein MPLDPATKVAVATDYATHDGDTGSPEVQVALLTERIKSLTEHLRSYPKDNASRRGLLKLVGQRRRLLAYLVRTDVDRYRAVIGRLGLRR; encoded by the coding sequence TTGCCGCTCGACCCGGCTACGAAGGTCGCCGTCGCCACCGACTATGCAACGCATGATGGCGACACCGGGTCTCCCGAAGTGCAGGTCGCGCTCCTGACCGAGCGGATCAAGTCACTGACGGAGCATTTGCGCAGCTATCCCAAGGACAACGCCTCGCGCCGCGGGCTGCTCAAGCTCGTCGGCCAGCGCCGCCGCCTGCTCGCGTATCTCGTCCGCACGGACGTGGATCGCTACCGCGCGGTGATCGGCCGTCTCGGCCTGCGCCGGTAA
- the ribF gene encoding riboflavin biosynthesis protein RibF — translation MTDPSADRVLTLADVAARDSTGPVALALGVFDGVHRGHRALLSAVREAAAARGAGPVALVFDPPPIEVIRPGHAVDWLAPLSENLSRIRHAGVEAILIRFDASVRDMPPEAFLDALAPGLRTVALVMTPDTAFGRDRAGTPQRLMEIGPDHGFDVVVIEPEMDDGPISSSRIRRVLAEGNVRDATRLLGRRPALTGEVVRGDGRGRAMGYPTANLAFGYRPALPSLGIYAGVAAGPTGPSPTGALVSVGRRPTFHDQGDVVVEAHLLDWDGDLYGQELRLELVTRLRDEQRFDSAAALTVQMQRDEVAARAALAGIV, via the coding sequence ATGACTGACCCTTCAGCCGACCGGGTATTGACGCTCGCCGACGTCGCGGCTCGGGACTCAACCGGCCCAGTGGCCCTGGCGCTGGGTGTGTTCGATGGCGTACACCGTGGACATCGGGCTCTGCTCTCGGCCGTGCGGGAGGCCGCCGCCGCTCGGGGCGCCGGGCCGGTGGCGCTGGTCTTCGACCCACCACCGATCGAAGTCATCCGCCCCGGCCACGCCGTGGACTGGTTGGCGCCACTGTCCGAGAACCTGAGTCGCATCCGGCATGCGGGTGTGGAGGCCATCCTCATCCGGTTCGATGCATCGGTTCGGGATATGCCGCCCGAAGCATTCCTTGACGCCCTTGCGCCGGGATTGCGGACGGTGGCCCTCGTGATGACCCCCGACACGGCGTTCGGCCGCGACCGGGCCGGCACCCCCCAGCGGCTGATGGAGATCGGCCCCGACCATGGGTTCGACGTCGTCGTGATCGAGCCGGAGATGGATGACGGACCAATCTCGTCGAGTCGAATCCGCCGCGTCCTGGCCGAAGGCAATGTTCGGGACGCCACCCGGTTGCTCGGGCGCCGCCCTGCCCTGACCGGTGAGGTCGTTCGCGGCGACGGGCGGGGGCGAGCCATGGGCTATCCAACCGCGAACCTGGCGTTCGGGTACCGCCCTGCGCTCCCTTCGCTCGGCATCTACGCCGGCGTGGCAGCCGGCCCGACCGGCCCAAGCCCGACGGGCGCGCTGGTTAGCGTCGGGCGTCGGCCTACGTTCCACGACCAGGGCGATGTTGTCGTCGAAGCGCACCTCCTCGATTGGGACGGCGATCTCTACGGCCAAGAACTACGCCTCGAGCTCGTGACACGGCTCCGCGACGAGCAGCGGTTTGATTCCGCGGCGGCGCTCACAGTCCAGATGCAGCGCGACGAGGTCGCGGCCCGGGCGGCGCTGGCCGGGATCGTCTGA
- the truB gene encoding tRNA pseudouridine(55) synthase TruB — translation MIGVLNLDKPVGPTSHDMVGLVRRLSGMQRIGHAGTLDPLASGVLPILVGGATRLSQELTAGPKRYDAVVRLGFRSRTDDGEGPLEAGGPPPGVDAAEAALGAFVGTFQQRPPAFSARKQGGRTAHRAARRGSALDLPTREVTVHALRLLDVTAGDGWLDLHLDLQTGPGTYVRSIARDLGEQLGCGGYLRALRRTEAAGLAASDARTPSELETLAREGRLDQALVPLEQLVDLPQLALDEEQARRFGNGGELPWSGDGRVLVRGPSGVLGVGLLADGVLHPQKVLAEPSA, via the coding sequence ATGATCGGCGTCCTTAACCTCGACAAGCCGGTCGGGCCCACATCCCACGACATGGTCGGCCTGGTCCGCCGCCTGAGCGGGATGCAACGCATCGGTCACGCCGGTACGCTGGATCCGTTGGCCTCGGGAGTGCTCCCGATCCTGGTCGGCGGCGCCACCCGGCTGAGCCAGGAGCTGACGGCTGGGCCCAAGCGCTATGACGCCGTCGTGCGGCTGGGGTTCCGGTCGCGGACCGATGACGGGGAGGGGCCTCTCGAGGCGGGCGGGCCTCCGCCCGGCGTGGACGCGGCTGAAGCCGCACTGGGTGCGTTCGTGGGCACGTTCCAGCAGCGCCCGCCCGCCTTCTCCGCCCGCAAGCAGGGTGGCCGAACGGCCCACCGCGCGGCCCGTCGCGGAAGCGCCCTGGATCTGCCAACGCGGGAGGTGACGGTGCATGCCCTGCGCCTCCTCGATGTCACGGCGGGGGACGGGTGGCTCGACCTCCACCTCGACTTGCAGACTGGCCCGGGAACCTACGTGCGTTCGATTGCCCGCGACCTCGGTGAGCAGCTGGGGTGCGGCGGCTACCTGCGTGCGTTGCGGCGCACCGAAGCGGCCGGGCTTGCGGCGAGTGACGCCCGGACACCCTCGGAGCTGGAGACACTGGCGCGCGAGGGCCGGCTCGACCAGGCGCTGGTTCCCCTCGAGCAGCTCGTGGACCTGCCTCAACTCGCGCTGGACGAGGAGCAGGCCCGCCGGTTCGGGAATGGCGGCGAGCTGCCGTGGTCCGGAGATGGGCGAGTATTGGTCCGCGGCCCATCGGGCGTATTGGGCGTGGGCCTTCTCGCCGACGGGGTCCTGCACCCCCAGAAGGTCCTGGCCGAGCCGTCGGCATGA
- a CDS encoding bifunctional oligoribonuclease/PAP phosphatase NrnA — protein MKEVVAALRGAQRITAIGHENPDADTLGAALAIRMVGERYGIPTEVVMADPVPPYLQFLPRVAEVRTAPALEPDVAVIVDAGDLARVGRISTDHADWLARARIVNIDHHVSNPGFGAVNMVDPGAASTCEMVTLLLPDLGVELDPELATVLLAGVVNDTHTFAHPNVTPRTLRVAASLVEAGASLAAIHRAIYAEKPFTTLTLWGRALAGVATASEGRVVHAALTAAMMAETGTSLDASEGFIDLLGLARDTDIVLLFKEQGPAVTRVSIRTSARADAVAVAAAFGGGGHARAAGCTVDAPLGVARDRVLAECERELKRADDRRP, from the coding sequence ATGAAGGAGGTCGTCGCCGCCCTGCGCGGCGCGCAGCGGATCACGGCCATCGGTCATGAGAACCCGGACGCCGACACGCTGGGAGCCGCGCTGGCGATCCGCATGGTGGGGGAGCGATACGGCATCCCGACCGAGGTCGTGATGGCCGACCCGGTGCCGCCCTACCTCCAGTTCCTGCCGCGCGTGGCGGAGGTGCGGACCGCGCCCGCGCTCGAACCGGACGTGGCGGTGATCGTGGACGCCGGGGACCTGGCTCGGGTCGGACGGATCTCGACCGACCACGCCGACTGGCTCGCGCGGGCGCGGATCGTGAACATCGACCATCACGTGAGCAACCCCGGGTTCGGCGCGGTCAACATGGTCGACCCGGGCGCGGCCTCGACCTGTGAGATGGTGACGCTCCTGCTGCCCGATCTCGGCGTCGAGCTGGATCCGGAGCTGGCAACGGTCCTGCTGGCCGGGGTCGTCAATGACACCCACACGTTTGCCCACCCCAACGTCACCCCACGCACGCTACGCGTGGCGGCATCGCTGGTCGAAGCCGGGGCATCGCTGGCGGCCATCCACCGGGCCATCTACGCCGAGAAACCGTTCACGACGCTGACCCTATGGGGCCGTGCACTGGCCGGCGTCGCGACGGCCAGCGAGGGGCGGGTGGTCCATGCCGCCCTGACCGCGGCCATGATGGCCGAGACCGGCACCTCGCTCGACGCGAGCGAAGGATTCATCGACCTGCTGGGACTGGCCCGCGACACGGACATCGTCCTCCTGTTCAAGGAGCAGGGACCAGCCGTCACCCGGGTCAGCATCCGGACCTCGGCACGGGCCGATGCGGTGGCGGTCGCAGCCGCATTCGGGGGTGGTGGGCATGCGCGCGCCGCCGGCTGCACGGTCGACGCGCCGTTGGGCGTGGCCCGAGACCGCGTGCTGGCGGAATGCGAGCGTGAGCTGAAACGCGCCGATGATCGGCGTCCTTAA
- the rbfA gene encoding 30S ribosome-binding factor RbfA, producing the protein MSQRTDRLDSQIRAELMQILQREMNDPRVGFATVTRVDTAPDLTQARVWVSVYGPDQDQAKTLTALTDAAGWLRHRLGERLTIRHIPRLVFRADESIADGDRVLKLLRDLDAAEDKDR; encoded by the coding sequence GTGAGTCAGCGCACCGACCGCCTGGACAGCCAGATTCGCGCCGAGCTGATGCAGATCCTGCAGCGCGAGATGAACGACCCGCGAGTCGGGTTCGCCACCGTGACCCGGGTCGACACCGCGCCGGACCTCACCCAGGCGCGCGTGTGGGTCTCGGTGTACGGGCCTGACCAGGACCAGGCGAAGACCCTGACCGCCCTGACCGATGCCGCCGGCTGGCTTCGGCACCGGCTGGGGGAACGCCTCACCATCCGGCATATCCCGCGTCTCGTGTTCCGGGCCGATGAATCGATCGCGGACGGCGATCGGGTCCTCAAGCTGCTCCGCGACCTGGACGCCGCCGAGGACAAAGACCGATGA
- the infB gene encoding translation initiation factor IF-2, with product MPPRRYTQQRRGPRPPRRRESTSASVETPTLPRPSGPVEIGTSIVVQDLAEALGISTAAVISELIRNGIFATINQSIDYDTASLVAAELGYELVERGAAEKTAADAQELVAPGAAAEDGVRITPWGEDAPDDLVTRAPIVTVMGHVDHGKTSLLDAIRSTAVVAREAGGITQHIGASEAVHGDRRIVFLDTPGHEAFTAMRARGAQVTDIAVIVVAADDGVMPQTREAIDHVRAARVPMIVAINKIDKPDANPDRVKQELADIGVLIEEYGGDVIAVPVSAKQGTGLDHLLEMIGLVADLQNLKANPNREAYGTIIESKVDKGRGNVATVLVQNGTIKVGDVVTVGKTYGRVRALQNAAGRRVRQAEPATAVEILGLQDLPEAGDQLRVVADEKAARDAAEVVERHGPGGDGRGPTSLEDISAQIQAAEVKELRVILKTDVQGSLGAIRHALDRLSTGEVRINILSEGAGDINESDVVLGAASSAVVVGFNTKLDPGAERAVEASGVDVRLYEVIYKLTDDISLALQGLLTPKQVEQIEGHAEVRQVIKAGKAGQVAGSYVLDGRILRGAEARLMRGGQLVTETRIESLRRFKDDIREVAAGFECGIGLAGSPEIAEGDVIECFQMVSEASA from the coding sequence ATGCCGCCTCGTAGGTATACCCAGCAGCGCCGCGGCCCACGGCCCCCGCGCCGTCGCGAGTCGACGAGCGCCAGCGTCGAAACCCCGACTCTGCCGCGCCCCAGCGGGCCGGTGGAGATCGGCACCTCGATCGTGGTCCAGGACCTGGCCGAGGCGCTCGGCATCAGCACCGCGGCGGTGATCAGCGAGCTCATCCGCAACGGGATCTTCGCCACCATCAATCAGTCCATCGACTACGACACCGCGTCACTCGTGGCGGCCGAGCTGGGCTACGAGCTGGTCGAGCGGGGAGCCGCCGAGAAGACCGCGGCCGATGCCCAGGAGCTCGTCGCGCCGGGCGCCGCCGCCGAGGACGGTGTTCGGATTACGCCCTGGGGCGAGGACGCCCCCGACGACCTGGTCACCCGCGCCCCGATCGTGACCGTCATGGGTCACGTCGACCACGGCAAGACGAGCCTGCTGGACGCCATCCGCAGCACGGCGGTGGTCGCTCGCGAGGCCGGCGGCATCACCCAGCACATCGGCGCTTCGGAGGCAGTCCACGGCGACCGGCGCATCGTGTTCCTCGACACGCCGGGCCACGAGGCCTTCACGGCCATGCGCGCCCGGGGCGCACAGGTCACCGATATCGCGGTGATCGTGGTGGCCGCCGACGACGGCGTCATGCCCCAGACTCGCGAGGCCATCGACCACGTCCGTGCCGCCCGGGTGCCGATGATCGTGGCCATCAACAAGATCGACAAGCCGGATGCCAACCCGGATCGGGTCAAGCAGGAGCTGGCCGACATCGGAGTCTTGATCGAGGAGTACGGCGGCGACGTGATCGCGGTCCCGGTTTCGGCCAAGCAGGGGACCGGGCTGGATCACCTGCTGGAGATGATCGGCCTGGTCGCCGACCTCCAGAACCTGAAGGCCAACCCGAATCGTGAGGCGTACGGCACGATCATCGAGTCCAAGGTCGACAAGGGCCGGGGCAACGTCGCCACCGTGCTGGTCCAGAACGGCACAATCAAGGTCGGCGACGTGGTGACCGTGGGTAAGACGTATGGACGCGTGAGGGCCCTCCAAAACGCAGCCGGGCGCCGCGTTCGCCAGGCCGAGCCCGCCACCGCGGTGGAGATCCTCGGGCTCCAGGACCTGCCCGAGGCCGGCGACCAGTTGCGGGTGGTCGCCGACGAAAAGGCGGCCCGCGACGCTGCCGAGGTCGTGGAGCGCCACGGACCCGGCGGCGACGGACGCGGCCCGACCAGCCTCGAGGACATCAGCGCCCAGATCCAGGCCGCCGAGGTCAAGGAGCTGCGCGTGATCCTGAAGACCGATGTCCAGGGCTCGCTGGGGGCCATCCGCCACGCGCTGGATCGGCTCAGCACCGGGGAGGTCCGAATCAACATCCTGAGCGAGGGGGCCGGGGACATCAACGAGTCCGACGTCGTGCTGGGCGCCGCGTCGAGCGCGGTGGTGGTCGGCTTCAACACCAAGCTGGACCCCGGTGCCGAGCGGGCGGTGGAGGCCTCCGGCGTCGACGTCCGCCTGTACGAGGTCATCTACAAGCTGACCGATGACATCAGCCTGGCCCTCCAGGGGCTCCTGACCCCCAAGCAGGTCGAGCAGATCGAGGGTCACGCCGAGGTGCGGCAGGTGATCAAGGCAGGCAAGGCGGGCCAGGTGGCCGGCTCGTACGTCCTCGACGGCCGGATCCTGCGCGGCGCCGAGGCTCGACTCATGCGGGGCGGCCAGCTTGTCACCGAGACGCGGATCGAGTCGCTGCGGCGGTTCAAGGACGACATCCGCGAGGTGGCGGCCGGATTCGAGTGTGGGATCGGGCTGGCAGGATCGCCGGAGATCGCCGAGGGCGACGTGATCGAGTGCTTCCAGATGGTGTCGGAGGCGTCCGCCTGA
- a CDS encoding YlxR family protein — MPKRRPDRQPQRTCAVCRQVRTKREMQRVVRTADGLAVTDPSGRMPGRGTYVCADPACQASAGRDQAIARALGLSGGAHAAS; from the coding sequence ATGCCAAAGCGACGGCCTGACCGTCAGCCGCAGCGGACCTGCGCCGTGTGCCGCCAGGTGCGGACCAAGCGTGAGATGCAGCGCGTCGTGCGCACCGCGGACGGGCTGGCGGTGACCGACCCGTCGGGCCGCATGCCAGGGCGGGGAACGTACGTCTGCGCCGATCCCGCCTGCCAGGCGAGCGCGGGACGGGACCAGGCCATTGCCCGCGCCCTCGGATTGAGCGGCGGAGCCCATGCCGCCTCGTAG
- the nusA gene encoding transcription termination factor NusA encodes MNRDFIGALLQLNAEKGVPQDILLQTLEQAIESAYRRNAEAPENVVVKIDPETGEISVYREYEVVAGDTEVTDPELQKTVSEAIEIEPGVGVGGRVRIPENVTQAQLGRIAAQTAGQVYRQRLREAERDVVYHQYVSREGEILTGVVTRTTESAVVLDMGRGVEAVLSVSEQLPGEHYRIGQHLKVFVLEVRRTTRGPVLVASRTHRGFLRRLMEMEIPEIYNGSVVIRGIAREAGSRSKVAVESRQPGVDAKGAAVGQRGTRIQAIVAELNGEKVDVVLWNEDPSQFVAEALSPAEVIEVRIDEEHRIANVIVPERQLSLAIGREGQNARLAAKLTGWRIDIRSDAGVAAAGAGGARVAPSSADGTEGAAGAEATEGHEDAKATA; translated from the coding sequence GTGAACCGCGACTTCATCGGCGCCCTGCTGCAGCTCAATGCCGAGAAGGGCGTCCCCCAGGACATCCTGCTCCAGACGCTTGAGCAGGCGATCGAATCTGCCTACCGGCGCAACGCGGAAGCACCCGAGAACGTGGTGGTCAAGATCGACCCTGAGACCGGAGAGATCAGCGTCTACCGCGAGTACGAGGTGGTCGCCGGCGACACCGAGGTGACCGATCCCGAGCTTCAGAAGACCGTGTCCGAGGCGATCGAGATCGAGCCTGGAGTCGGCGTGGGCGGGCGCGTTCGGATCCCCGAGAACGTGACCCAGGCCCAGCTGGGCCGGATCGCGGCCCAGACCGCGGGCCAGGTGTATCGCCAGCGCCTGCGCGAGGCGGAGCGAGACGTGGTCTACCACCAGTACGTGAGCCGCGAGGGCGAGATCCTGACCGGGGTGGTGACGCGCACCACTGAATCGGCCGTCGTCCTCGACATGGGCCGGGGGGTGGAGGCCGTGCTCTCCGTCAGCGAGCAGCTCCCGGGCGAGCATTACAGGATCGGACAGCACCTCAAGGTGTTCGTTCTCGAGGTGCGCCGCACGACGCGAGGCCCGGTGCTGGTCGCCAGCCGCACGCACCGAGGGTTCCTGCGCCGACTGATGGAGATGGAGATCCCCGAGATCTACAACGGATCAGTGGTGATCCGCGGCATCGCGCGCGAGGCCGGGAGTCGATCCAAGGTAGCGGTCGAAAGCCGCCAGCCGGGCGTGGATGCCAAGGGCGCGGCGGTGGGGCAGCGCGGGACCCGGATCCAGGCCATCGTGGCCGAGCTGAACGGCGAGAAGGTCGACGTCGTGCTGTGGAACGAGGACCCGTCGCAGTTCGTGGCCGAGGCGCTGTCTCCGGCCGAGGTCATTGAGGTGCGGATCGACGAGGAGCACCGGATCGCCAACGTCATCGTCCCCGAGCGCCAGCTGTCGCTGGCCATTGGCCGCGAAGGCCAGAATGCCCGATTGGCGGCCAAGCTGACGGGCTGGCGGATCGACATCCGCTCCGACGCGGGCGTGGCGGCGGCCGGCGCCGGCGGAGCGCGCGTCGCTCCGTCATCTGCGGACGGCACCGAAGGCGCGGCGGGTGCGGAGGCCACGGAAGGCCACGAAGATGCCAAAGCGACGGCCTGA